The nucleotide window CAGTAATAGAAGACGAGTTAAACCTCGAGGACCTCATGAAACAGAAAGAGTTACTCCAAGCTCGTCTGGTCGCCTATTACACAGATAAGAGTGATGACGATGCCCTCCTCAAGAGTGTGCAggaaattatttgtataaacgaTGATACTAGATCACCACTTCCAAAGAGGTCAAGAAGAGAAAAAGACCATGACCGTAGAAGCAGTAGAAATAAATCGAGTAGAGATCGCTCAAGTGAAAGAGACAAGTATAAATCAAAAAAACATGAAGAAGACTTGAGGGAAATTATAAACAGAGAAAGTAGAAAAGAAATGGAACGTAGAATAGAAGAGAGAGAAAGAAAAGAGAAGGAACGCCGCAAGTTGGATGAACGGGACCGTGACAAGAGACGGGATCGAGATAGGGAACGTGACAGGGATAGAGAACGAGACCGAGATAGAGATCGTCGTTCATCAGAGCTGAGGTGGAGGGACAGAGACCGGAGTCACCGCCGGTCTCGCGACCGTTCACCAGCACTGCGCCTCGACCGCAGACATTCGGATCGAGACAGAAGATCTCGAGACCGCTACAGGGATCGGTCAAGGGATCGCTCCAGAGACAGGTCTAGAGATAGACACATGCGATCAGACCATAGAAACAGAAGAAAGGTACACAACAGGGCAAACTGATCacgttttattaaaaagcaTGGTGTTAATCACATTTACCAATTCACAGGCTCGGGACTGCTTCACGCTTTACGCATGGACCTAGATTTGGTGCTGTGAAATTAAATTGCATTAGTTCaagtaataacatatttaacaaGAATGCAGATGCTTGTATTAACTTACGCGGGGTTTATTTGTGTTGTCACAACATTGTGTTTCATACTTTTAAGGCTGttaatattgtaatgaaattaattaatgttttaatataattccaGAGTTCATCAACGGAAGTCGCACAAATTGTTCCCAGCTCTAGTGATGAGGAGCTCGACATATCTGTTAACACTGATGATGATGAGGAAACGGAACAACAAATTATTGAAAAGAGGCGGAAGCAAAGAGAACAGCTTATGAAGGTGActattttatcacatttttatcgaaataaccacgtgcataatattattggtcattgcataaaatatgatatatcACGCTTAGTCCAATAATTCTACCCACTTCTTTTCCTAAGCTATGTCTGTTCCCTCTCTAAGAAAAAAcggctattattattatatgcaccaatattctaatatattcTATCCGATTACATTTGCAGCGACTCGGCAGCGATCCAAGAAAGAAAATTGAAGAGCAGCCTGCTTCACCACCTCTACCTGAACCAAAGGCTCTCAGAAATGAGACATCTGATAACCGGGCTACCCACTCAGACAAAGATAAAAACAAAGACAAGGACAATATGAAAGAGCCGACATCAGATACTCAAGTGGTTGTGGCTAGAAAGAACAGTGTGCAAAGTGAGACCGAAATTAAGTTGGAGAAGTCGATCAAAAGTGGAGAATGGGATATGTTTGCAGATCAAGATAACTTTAGTGTCGATGTGAGTATGGTAAAGTATAACGTGAGTTGGGGGTCCGGTTCTACAATTTCTTGAATAATGCTCCGTATTATGATAACTTGGGTTCCTCTTCTGTTACAGACACCAACAGCTGGAAAACCGAAAACCAAAAATGCGTTGGAAAATCCGTCATTGACAGACAACTGGGATGACGCAGAGGGATACTATAggtaaaaattgttttcattgtATTCATTATAATTCTCTCAAGTTTCTAAAGCCGACAAAAATGACAGATGTAACCATCTACATAATAACTCTTTTGAATTTACGACGTATATAGAAGTTGCAATTTCATTTATCGGAAAAATAACATAGATTTTATTCGTATTGATTTCTTTAGTCATTTTTCTAATAGAACGCTATCACGCGACCGTTACTAATTAGTGTGATCATGTTATGGAgtcttttaattaatgtttgttaatGATAGACGAGTGCGTGTTGTCGCAACGTTAGCTCACCTGTACACATTCCATTAAGATACCCTTTGATACAATATGACGCAATTCGCAAGTAGATTAATACAGATGTCTATTTTTTTCACAGAGTGCGTATAGGAGAGATGCTGGATAACAGATATACGGTATACGGGTACACTGGACAGGGCGTGTTCTCTAACGTGGTCCGGGCACGAGACCAGGCGCGAGGGAACAACGATGTGGCCGTTAAGATCATTAGgaataatgaaataatgtaaGTCGACGTTCAATTCCAACTTAAGCTTCGTCCAAAATATTCTGCTCTTGGCAAATTAGATTAGGAAACGTATATTAGAGCTTACTGTCGTACATTGATATATAGTGGTCTGGATGCATATGATATAGGACTTTGTAAGCTAGCATCCGTGATCACGAACATGTGATGCCTCACAGTGCAGAATGCAGACACACAGGGACAGCAATCAGTAACGTCAAAACTGTTATCTCAACCTGTTATATATAAACTCATCTATGTCGCAACAAAGCCTAGGCGTATAAATAACACCGAAAGTGGGCAAAACAGAAATGTAGTATTCATAAATTAATGCACTGTTATAACATTGAGCCCTTAGACAGCCAGAGCCCAgacataaatatgtagtttttttaaataggtgcaaatattttctacaatgcagtaaaataatatgacCTTGTTTGCCTGCTTTAAGTTCATCAGAACGTATTTTGAACTGTGTACATTTTTCTCCTGTAGGCATAAAACAGGTCTTCGCGAGTTAGAAATACTGAAACGCTTGAACGATGCGGATCCCGAGGACAAGTTCCATTGCCTGCGTTTGTTCCGTCATTTCTTCCACAAGAGGCACTTGTGTATGGTCCTGGAACCACTCTCCATGAACTTGAGGGAGGTTCTGAAGAAGTATGGAAAGAACAGCGGCATTCACGTCAAGGCTGTTAGAAGTTATACTCAACAAATGCTACTGGCATTGAAACTGTTAAAGAAAACAGGGATTTTACATGCAGGTATGTAGACAAGATATTGtgtagtgaaatatttttaacttacaagAGTATAGTTGTTGTACAACGTATTTGTGctgtaataactttttatttttggagTACCTACTAGCTAAATAATACCGAcattttacaaatgtattttactttgttaTATACAAAGTATGTAGTGTATCTCGTTCTAAATATTAACAACTAATAATAACTTAGCAAATATGTTGATGTAATAAATACTTTCATTACAGATATAAAACCCGATAACATCCTCGTTAACGAAAGCAAGTTATTGCTCAAACTGTGTGATTTCGGAGCGGCTGGACATATTTCAGACAATGAAATCACACCATATCTTGTCTCACGGTTTTATCGGTCTCCTGAAATTATCCTCGGAGTCCCATACGACTACGGCATAGACATGTGGTCTACTGCTTGCACAATATATGAGCTATCCACAGGCAAAATCATGTTTAGTGGAAAATCAAACAATGAAATGCTTAAATACTTCATGGACTTAAAAGGCAAGATTCCTAACAAGATAGTCAAGAAGGGATACTTCAAAGAGCAACATTTTGACGCAAATTGCAACTTTTTGTATCATGAACTGGATAAAATTACTGAGAGGGTGAGTGTTATGTGttactattaatattgtacCATGTAATTACTTTGCAGAACGAAATCTAAGTTGACAACCAGCTACAAACAACatagtatatagtattataatagtttaaaataaaacaaatattttttttcctttccaGGAAAAAGTAGTTATAATCTCAAGCATCAAACCATCTCGCGATCTACAAGCAGAACTTGCACCGCCGCATCACAGATTACTGCCACCTGAGGCCAAAAAGATAGCACAGTTGAAGGACCTTCTGGAGCGAATGCTTATGCTCGACCCATCCAAACGGGCCTCGGTCAACCATTGCCTGGCTCATCCATTCATACAAGAAAAAATCTAAGACACGACACTGTCAACGACTGGCTAGGAGTTCACAATTTTATACATGTATCTTTAGATATTATCCTTAATGTATTCAAGCTATCAGGAAATCATTCATCATTATCGTATATTCTGTCGTAATGATGTGTAATTATCGTAGAAACGTCCAATAATCGAGGTTGATTTTGACTCAGGTTGCTTGTGCCTGCTTTATGAATGTGGTTCACGTATGACATTAAGTGCTGCCCCTGGTCTAAAATACATATTCATAGTACATGAGGGTGAATTTtcatagttttgtatttatcacataattattatacattagaTATTAGTAAGGAAGCTTCCATAATGAAGCATGCAGTGTAGTGTAAGGTTATATGAATGTCAGAAAGTAGAGCAGTGCGCAATCATGCCTGagcaaataaataactatactGCAGTTAAAGTGCCACTTACAGAAGAAAAATAATCCTAGAAGTTcgtttttatgtatattttaatactaaataaaattatacacatgttataataatatatcacatttttaagtcttacatatttattatagcgTCAATAActattattcatatatttatcatAGTAACCATAGAGCCTGAAACGAGATTGAATCATTATTGAAAATGAAAGTTGTGTAAACAAAGTGTTCTTGTACTTTTAAATGGTTGCAACGAATAAGTTACAttttagtaggtacttaatgtcggaatacattttagttttttattcaaaaattttttatGCGGTTGTAAACTTAACACTGATTGTAAATAAGTATTCGAAACTCACTTCCATCACCCACATTGTACCTCAAATAATTGCAATGAAGAAGAAAAAAGGAGACTTCCCTCTTAGGTGCTAGATAAAGCTACTGAGTCGTGAGGTCTACAATTTTAAGTGTTATATATTCTTAAACATTTGGTTGTCAAATACATAGCAACAGTGGCGGACTAAGATTGTCCGAGGTCTGGGGTGTAtcacatgtttatttatatgatatgTTACCAGTGAAAGTTTTTATTCAACTACAATACAAATATGTGTTTTTGCATACGTAAGTGACTTAAGCAAATACGAAAATTAGTAATAAAGACCGATGGTATATATAAACCATGCAATTCGTTGTACTGGTTTAACAGTTAATTagctttttttttactctaCACCTTTGACTTTTCAAGGCCACCCTATACGACCACCCTTGGTT belongs to Anticarsia gemmatalis isolate Benzon Research Colony breed Stoneville strain chromosome Z, ilAntGemm2 primary, whole genome shotgun sequence and includes:
- the Prp4k gene encoding pre-mRNA processing factor 4 kinase — its product is MGKDVVEKEKSKNGESVDDESKKKKKSKKHKKHKRSTEEPADKGHKKKKKSKKEKTKSPKVESETSLSDVEELIKKSKSVKRIRRLTPEEVKSKNGDSTSRSHSRSNSQQSKRTDKEDSSNSRNSTQQSKKSEEATHSKSSSQQSKSKDKPETSQSSSSSTSQQRKKKDKSETLEIISSESDESENYQDDCASPELTVIEDELNLEDLMKQKELLQARLVAYYTDKSDDDALLKSVQEIICINDDTRSPLPKRSRREKDHDRRSSRNKSSRDRSSERDKYKSKKHEEDLREIINRESRKEMERRIEERERKEKERRKLDERDRDKRRDRDRERDRDRERDRDRDRRSSELRWRDRDRSHRRSRDRSPALRLDRRHSDRDRRSRDRYRDRSRDRSRDRSRDRHMRSDHRNRRKSSSTEVAQIVPSSSDEELDISVNTDDDEETEQQIIEKRRKQREQLMKRLGSDPRKKIEEQPASPPLPEPKALRNETSDNRATHSDKDKNKDKDNMKEPTSDTQVVVARKNSVQSETEIKLEKSIKSGEWDMFADQDNFSVDTPTAGKPKTKNALENPSLTDNWDDAEGYYRVRIGEMLDNRYTVYGYTGQGVFSNVVRARDQARGNNDVAVKIIRNNEIMHKTGLRELEILKRLNDADPEDKFHCLRLFRHFFHKRHLCMVLEPLSMNLREVLKKYGKNSGIHVKAVRSYTQQMLLALKLLKKTGILHADIKPDNILVNESKLLLKLCDFGAAGHISDNEITPYLVSRFYRSPEIILGVPYDYGIDMWSTACTIYELSTGKIMFSGKSNNEMLKYFMDLKGKIPNKIVKKGYFKEQHFDANCNFLYHELDKITEREKVVIISSIKPSRDLQAELAPPHHRLLPPEAKKIAQLKDLLERMLMLDPSKRASVNHCLAHPFIQEKI